TGAAAACACACCAAATGCGCCTAAAAATGGTGGTAAAACAACCAAGAAAATAACCATGAAAATCAATTCTCGTGCGATCGTAATCCATATAGCCATACCAATACGATTGGTTGTTTGAAAGTACTTCATCATGACAAAATTAAAACCCATAAATAGATAACTAGTAAAGAACACGCGAACACCCATAATGGCCAGATTTTCGATTTCAGTAGAGAAATTTCCAAATAAATCAATAATCTGTTTAGCAAATAAAAGGCCAATGATAAAAAACGCCACTCCTGTTCCAACTGCTACACTTGTAGCCAAGCGGATAGTCTTTTTTTCACGTATAGCAAGTTCAGCTCCACGGTAATAACTAATAAGTGGCTGAATGGCAGAAGACATCCCTAAAAATGTCATCAAAATGACACTATGGGCATAATTTAAAACTGAAAATGCAGCTACTCCAGCTGTTCCTGCAGCTGCTGCAATCGCAATATTATATCCCATTGTAAAGACAGATAGGCCTAGTTCAGATAAGAAGCTCGGCAAGCCTATGGCAAAAGTGTGCTTGATCGACGCAAGCGTTAAGCTAAACCGAACAAACTTTAAATGACTACTCTGTTTAAAAAAATGCGTGGCAAGAATGAATACACCTATAACCATTGCAGCCATGGTTGCACCCACCGAACCCGAAACACCAAAATCCAAAATAAATAAGAAAATATAGTTAAGAATGATATTAACAACAGCTGTGACAATCAAAGCTATCATCGCTAAGTTAGGATTGCCATCATTTCGTACAAAAATACTTAAAATATTTTCAAGTGTCAGGATAAAACCAAACAGCAGTAAAATAT
This DNA window, taken from Listeria sp. PSOL-1, encodes the following:
- a CDS encoding MATE family efflux transporter, yielding MEKINQIMEQKPVGRVFLHYLIPSLIGMLLMSVNIVMDGIFVGHRLGGVALAGINIVVPVFSLFTAISLWIGIGGATQYSFALGEKDFEKAKAIFTRSVVLVISITIMLAAVAFIFRFPLAYLLGANSETIHYVMEYMNILLLFGFILTLENILSIFVRNDGNPNLAMIALIVTAVVNIILNYIFLFILDFGVSGSVGATMAAMVIGVFILATHFFKQSSHLKFVRFSLTLASIKHTFAIGLPSFLSELGLSVFTMGYNIAIAAAAGTAGVAAFSVLNYAHSVILMTFLGMSSAIQPLISYYRGAELAIREKKTIRLATSVAVGTGVAFFIIGLLFAKQIIDLFGNFSTEIENLAIMGVRVFFTSYLFMGFNFVMMKYFQTTNRIGMAIWITIARELIFMVIFLVVLPPFLGAFGVFSAIPLSELIVAITVFIYTYKKHLFHND